In Desertifilum tharense IPPAS B-1220, one genomic interval encodes:
- a CDS encoding PIN domain-containing protein, with amino-acid sequence MTLYLLFETSALMETSAREWQEYQTLGSAYLPQVVYDEIKFLSDRASDPRQEQTARAFIRFQVQNNWQITPASAPHPALAPPQGQGLSKKARLELITAQSAYGFSQIHPDRLVVFVSNTQPLLLRVQAIKAANLCGMTTAQLLQWSRTKQTPPFITQRLNLLNSTGIPTHSNGHSGGFPRGAAPPPQAPRTPPPHPARTPQVQPTRTIPRQSAGLSTPPPRPPSASRMGRNLSRSVTQVIGTILVLGAIAIAGGLFWRTIQPQSFNQFWNRQIQPILNPSPSR; translated from the coding sequence ATGACCCTCTACTTATTATTTGAGACCAGCGCGCTGATGGAGACCTCAGCGCGAGAATGGCAGGAATATCAAACCCTGGGGAGTGCTTACCTGCCCCAAGTGGTTTATGATGAAATCAAATTTTTAAGCGATCGCGCCTCCGATCCGCGCCAAGAACAAACTGCCAGAGCCTTTATCCGCTTCCAAGTCCAAAATAACTGGCAAATTACCCCCGCCAGCGCCCCCCACCCAGCCCTCGCCCCACCTCAAGGTCAAGGCCTCAGTAAAAAAGCCCGCCTCGAACTGATTACCGCCCAATCTGCCTACGGCTTTTCCCAAATTCACCCAGACCGTTTAGTGGTGTTCGTCTCCAATACCCAACCGCTTTTACTTCGCGTTCAAGCCATCAAAGCCGCCAACCTATGCGGCATGACCACCGCCCAACTCTTACAATGGAGTCGCACCAAACAGACACCCCCCTTCATTACCCAACGCCTGAACCTGCTTAACTCCACCGGAATACCGACGCATTCTAACGGTCATTCCGGCGGTTTCCCCAGAGGCGCTGCCCCCCCTCCTCAAGCACCCCGAACTCCCCCGCCACACCCCGCCAGAACCCCTCAAGTTCAACCGACTCGGACGATTCCTCGCCAATCGGCAGGACTCAGCACTCCTCCCCCTAGACCCCCTAGCGCCAGTCGGATGGGGCGGAACCTCTCTCGCTCAGTGACGCAAGTCATCGGTACAATACTGGTATTAGGCGCGATCGCGATCGCAGGTGGCTTGTTTTGGCGAACCATCCAACCCCAAAGCTTTAACCAATTTTGGAATCGACAAATTCAACCCATTCTCAACCCCTCCCCCAGTCGCTAG
- a CDS encoding peptidoglycan-binding protein, whose translation MENLALLHSYIAHEDPNPAPQLRSHYRFSLKICNSAWIGVASAIVALSILSISSQALAYVRYGSSGATVTTIQSTLRNLGYGVGVDGVFGPQTENAVIAFQRSRGLLADGIVGPATAGAMGVTLPGGGGGGGGGGPATGSVRVSTNGSPLNIRSGPGAGYSWIGSLSNGSTAGITGRVSGGWYELSSGGWVAGNWVVGAGGGGGGGGGGGAGAITVATNGSALNIRSGPGAGYGVLGALSNGSTAGITGRVSNGWYELSSGGWVSGAWIY comes from the coding sequence ATGGAAAATCTCGCGCTCCTGCATTCCTATATTGCCCACGAAGATCCGAACCCTGCACCCCAACTGCGATCGCACTATAGATTTTCCCTGAAAATCTGTAACTCAGCTTGGATTGGGGTTGCTAGCGCGATCGTTGCCCTATCAATTCTCAGTATTTCCTCGCAAGCGCTTGCCTACGTACGTTACGGTAGCAGCGGTGCCACTGTTACCACCATTCAATCCACCCTACGCAACCTAGGATATGGCGTCGGCGTTGACGGCGTTTTTGGTCCGCAAACCGAAAATGCAGTCATTGCCTTTCAACGTTCTCGCGGTCTTCTCGCCGATGGGATCGTAGGGCCTGCAACCGCTGGCGCAATGGGCGTTACCCTACCCGGCGGTGGCGGCGGCGGGGGTGGCGGCGGCCCAGCAACCGGCTCCGTCCGAGTCTCAACCAATGGGAGTCCTTTGAACATTCGCTCAGGTCCTGGTGCAGGCTATAGCTGGATTGGTTCCCTCTCCAACGGTAGCACCGCAGGGATTACGGGTCGCGTTTCTGGCGGCTGGTACGAACTGTCTAGCGGCGGTTGGGTTGCTGGAAACTGGGTCGTTGGCGCTGGCGGTGGTGGCGGCGGTGGCGGTGGTGGTGGCGCAGGTGCCATTACCGTCGCAACCAATGGTAGCGCGCTCAATATTCGTTCGGGCCCTGGTGCTGGTTACGGCGTCCTCGGTGCCCTCTCCAACGGCAGCACCGCAGGGATTACGGGCCGCGTTTCCAACGGCTGGTACGAACTGTCTAGCGGCGGTTGGGTATCGGGTGCTTGGATTTACTAA
- a CDS encoding ABC transporter ATP-binding protein, translating to MIRFHLSQQNWRRLQETFSVFQYSGKAVRLVWSTSRLLTVVFGILTLGAGLLPAAIAYVGKLIVDAVVLAAQTASESDRNLALFYVGLEGLAIVLQLGTQRSLAICQSLLRVLLGYNVNVLILEKALTLDLTHFEDSEFYDSMSRARREASSRPLSLVSRTFKLAQDALSLIAYGGLLLQFSLWAVLILILTAIPAFVAETRFAGEAFRLFRWRSPETREQTYLETLIAREDYAKEVKLYQLGSLLLRRYRDIFNRLYSEDRNLTIRRGVWATVLGVLSTIAFYLVYAWIVLEAIAGQLTLGDMTLYLMVFRQGQSTFSAALSNIGGMYEDNLYLSNLYEFLNQPIPQSGGGATQGIVFQDGVRFENVSFTYPGSTKPALEEISLHLKPGEKLAIVGENGSGKTTLIKLLTRLYTPTQGRILLDGLDLQGWDLNVLHRRISVIFQDFVRYQFTVGENVGVGDVEKISDAERWEIAAQKGMAKPFIELMPNGFLTQLGRWFRGGTELSGGQWQKVALSRAFMRQQADILVLDEPTAAMDAEAEVQVFEHFQKITKNQIVVLISHRFSTVRMADTIIVLAGGKIIEQGTHKELLVANGRYAHLFSLQAAGYQ from the coding sequence GTGATTCGATTTCATCTCTCTCAACAGAATTGGCGACGCTTGCAAGAAACGTTTTCTGTGTTTCAGTACAGCGGGAAGGCGGTGCGCCTCGTGTGGTCAACAAGTCGCCTGTTGACTGTGGTTTTTGGGATTTTAACATTAGGGGCGGGTTTATTACCGGCGGCGATCGCCTATGTTGGCAAGTTGATTGTTGATGCGGTGGTGTTAGCTGCTCAGACAGCAAGCGAGAGCGATCGCAATTTAGCTCTATTCTACGTGGGTTTGGAAGGATTGGCGATCGTGTTGCAACTGGGAACTCAACGCAGCCTTGCTATTTGTCAATCTTTACTACGCGTTTTACTCGGTTACAACGTAAATGTCTTAATTTTGGAGAAAGCGCTAACCCTGGATTTAACTCACTTTGAGGATTCTGAATTTTATGATTCCATGAGCCGCGCCCGTCGGGAAGCCTCTAGTCGCCCTCTTTCTCTGGTGAGTCGTACCTTTAAACTGGCTCAGGATGCGCTGTCTCTGATTGCTTATGGGGGGTTGCTATTGCAATTTTCCCTGTGGGCGGTGCTGATTTTAATCCTAACGGCGATTCCGGCTTTTGTTGCAGAAACCCGATTTGCTGGAGAAGCTTTTCGTTTATTTCGCTGGCGTTCCCCGGAAACGCGAGAACAGACTTACTTAGAAACGCTGATTGCGCGGGAAGATTATGCCAAAGAGGTGAAACTCTATCAACTGGGTTCGCTGTTACTGAGGCGCTATCGCGATATCTTCAATCGACTGTATAGCGAAGATCGTAATTTAACCATTCGTCGGGGCGTGTGGGCAACGGTTTTAGGCGTATTGAGTACGATCGCCTTTTATCTAGTGTATGCCTGGATTGTGCTAGAGGCGATCGCCGGACAACTGACATTAGGAGATATGACGTTATACCTGATGGTGTTTCGTCAGGGTCAATCGACTTTTTCAGCCGCTTTGAGCAATATTGGGGGAATGTATGAAGATAATCTGTATCTGTCTAATCTTTATGAATTCCTCAATCAACCCATTCCCCAGTCTGGCGGAGGTGCGACGCAGGGGATAGTCTTTCAAGATGGGGTGCGGTTTGAAAATGTCTCGTTTACCTATCCAGGAAGTACAAAACCCGCCTTAGAGGAGATTTCCCTACATCTCAAACCGGGTGAAAAGCTAGCGATTGTGGGTGAAAATGGCTCTGGGAAGACGACTTTAATTAAGTTACTGACGCGCCTCTATACCCCCACCCAAGGGCGAATTCTCCTGGATGGTTTGGATTTACAAGGGTGGGATTTAAACGTTTTGCATCGCCGCATCAGCGTGATTTTTCAAGATTTTGTGCGCTATCAGTTTACCGTGGGTGAAAATGTGGGCGTTGGCGATGTGGAGAAGATATCGGATGCCGAACGCTGGGAGATTGCGGCCCAAAAGGGGATGGCTAAACCGTTTATTGAGTTAATGCCTAATGGCTTTTTGACTCAACTCGGACGTTGGTTTAGAGGGGGGACAGAATTATCGGGGGGTCAATGGCAGAAAGTTGCGCTTTCGCGGGCATTTATGCGCCAGCAAGCCGATATTTTAGTTTTAGATGAACCGACGGCGGCGATGGATGCCGAAGCAGAGGTGCAGGTGTTTGAGCATTTCCAGAAAATTACGAAAAATCAAATTGTGGTTTTGATTTCCCATCGCTTTTCTACGGTGAGAATGGCGGATACGATTATTGTTTTAGCGGGTGGAAAAATTATTGAACAAGGAACCCACAAAGAACTTTTAGTCGCAAATGGGCGCTATGCTCATTTATTTTCTTTGCAAGCGGCGGGATATCAGTAG
- a CDS encoding DUF2927 domain-containing protein: protein MKVKSFFLMAIASSLAVVGDVLPSFARSAVLSTRSTTSWINVRAWPSTTSTIRHQGRAGDRVEIIRDARGNDGAIWHYLKFNNSNAEGWIRSDFVQALPSPSASIPSPQPPQAIVRPEPKTQRLNQEQIDYFVEVAMGAEFGKSSPVVRKWKSDIIVQAIGTPTAEDRRTLDAVVRELRELTGLNITLGDRNANMTIYFVPEPEFRRYEPNYIPRNYGFFWTQWNNNTIYNARILISTTGVTQRERSHLIREEVTQSLGLMRDSFKYPDSIFYQGWTDTTEYSEMDRAIIRLLYRPEIRPGMTQEEVLSILAAL, encoded by the coding sequence ATGAAAGTTAAGTCTTTTTTCCTGATGGCGATCGCCTCTTCGCTGGCTGTTGTCGGCGATGTTCTCCCCAGTTTTGCACGTTCTGCCGTTCTCAGCACCCGCAGTACGACCAGTTGGATTAATGTTCGCGCTTGGCCTTCAACCACGTCCACCATCCGCCATCAAGGTCGCGCGGGCGATCGCGTAGAAATTATCCGCGATGCCAGAGGCAATGATGGAGCGATCTGGCATTACCTCAAGTTTAACAATTCCAACGCAGAAGGGTGGATTCGCTCGGATTTTGTGCAAGCACTGCCTTCCCCTTCTGCCAGCATTCCGAGTCCCCAACCGCCGCAAGCGATAGTTCGCCCAGAACCCAAAACTCAAAGGTTAAATCAAGAACAGATTGATTATTTTGTGGAAGTGGCGATGGGGGCAGAGTTTGGTAAATCCAGTCCAGTCGTTCGCAAGTGGAAAAGCGATATTATCGTCCAAGCGATCGGCACGCCAACCGCAGAAGATCGGCGAACCTTAGATGCAGTGGTTCGAGAATTGCGGGAGTTGACCGGGTTAAATATTACTTTGGGCGATCGCAATGCCAATATGACGATTTACTTCGTACCCGAACCCGAATTTCGCCGCTACGAACCCAACTATATCCCTCGGAACTATGGTTTTTTCTGGACGCAATGGAATAACAACACGATCTACAATGCCCGAATTTTAATCTCCACTACTGGAGTAACGCAGCGAGAGCGCTCTCATCTGATTCGGGAAGAAGTTACGCAGTCTTTGGGCTTAATGCGAGATTCGTTTAAGTACCCCGATAGTATTTTCTATCAAGGCTGGACAGACACCACTGAATATTCGGAAATGGATCGAGCCATTATCCGCCTGCTGTACCGTCCGGAAATTCGTCCGGGAATGACTCAAGAAGAAGTGCTGTCAATTCTGGCAGCCCTGTAA
- a CDS encoding site-2 protease family protein — MLNTSEISLTVVIVLAALAILGWGFWRARPFGKLGILAWLQSVVLMTPWLLFFGLFSLGIYINLAGILFLLLASAGLYIYLGRQLRAAGQDAALRERIAAKLQEMEAENSTPAAPVPDKPNPTATPEAVSAMPAEDIKAIQGIFGIDTFFATETIPYQDGAIFKGNLRGEPEAVHASLSASMQQRVGDRYRLFLLNSPEERPTVVVLPSHNEPQPMTVPQRVLALVLALATIATSLETGGLLLRFDIFNEPTRYPEALPVAVGIWAILIAHELGHFLWAKRHNIRLSWPFFLPTWQIGSFGALTRFESLLPNRQVLFDISLAGPAAGGILSLAMLLLGLLLSHPGSYFQVPSQFFQGSILVGTLAKVVLGNAVQQPLVDVHPLTIIGWLGLVITALNLMPAGQLDGGRIVQAIYGRKIAGRTTVATIIVLAIASLANPLALYWAILILFLQRDLERPSLNELTEPDDARAALGLLALFLMVVTLIPLTPSVAGRLGIG; from the coding sequence ATGCTAAATACATCAGAAATCTCTTTAACAGTGGTAATTGTGCTGGCCGCCCTAGCCATCTTGGGTTGGGGGTTTTGGCGGGCTAGACCTTTTGGCAAATTAGGGATTCTCGCCTGGTTGCAATCGGTCGTGTTAATGACGCCTTGGCTGTTATTTTTTGGCTTATTCTCGCTGGGTATCTATATAAACTTGGCGGGTATCCTATTTTTGCTTTTAGCTTCAGCCGGTTTATATATCTATTTAGGCAGACAGTTACGCGCCGCCGGACAAGATGCCGCCTTGCGAGAACGGATTGCGGCGAAACTGCAAGAAATGGAAGCCGAGAATTCAACACCAGCCGCACCAGTGCCAGACAAGCCGAACCCCACTGCAACGCCCGAAGCCGTCAGCGCCATGCCGGCTGAAGATATTAAAGCGATTCAGGGAATTTTTGGCATCGATACCTTTTTTGCCACCGAAACCATCCCCTATCAAGATGGGGCAATCTTTAAAGGCAACTTGCGCGGCGAACCCGAAGCCGTCCATGCTAGCTTATCGGCAAGTATGCAACAACGCGTTGGCGATCGCTATCGGCTCTTTTTACTCAACAGCCCAGAAGAAAGACCCACCGTAGTTGTCCTCCCCAGCCACAACGAACCCCAACCGATGACGGTTCCCCAGCGGGTTCTCGCCTTAGTTCTAGCTTTAGCCACCATTGCCACCAGCCTAGAAACGGGAGGGTTATTGCTGCGCTTTGATATCTTCAACGAACCCACCCGCTACCCAGAAGCGCTTCCCGTCGCCGTCGGCATTTGGGCCATCTTAATAGCCCACGAACTCGGTCATTTCCTCTGGGCAAAACGCCATAATATCCGCTTGAGTTGGCCGTTCTTCCTACCCACCTGGCAAATTGGCTCCTTTGGCGCTTTAACGCGCTTTGAATCCCTCTTACCCAATCGTCAGGTCTTATTTGACATTTCCCTCGCCGGACCGGCTGCGGGCGGTATTCTGTCCCTCGCCATGCTCTTACTGGGTTTGCTTCTCTCCCATCCCGGCAGTTACTTTCAAGTCCCCTCGCAGTTTTTCCAAGGTTCCATCCTCGTCGGCACCCTAGCCAAAGTCGTGTTAGGGAATGCCGTTCAGCAACCCCTCGTTGATGTCCATCCCTTAACCATTATCGGCTGGTTAGGATTAGTGATTACCGCCTTAAACCTGATGCCCGCCGGACAACTCGATGGCGGACGCATCGTTCAAGCCATCTACGGACGCAAAATCGCCGGACGCACCACCGTCGCGACGATTATTGTATTGGCGATCGCATCTTTAGCCAATCCCTTAGCCCTATACTGGGCCATCCTGATTTTGTTCTTGCAGCGGGACTTAGAAAGACCGAGCCTGAACGAACTGACCGAACCCGATGACGCCAGAGCCGCGTTAGGATTGTTAGCCTTATTCTTGATGGTGGTGACACTCATCCCCCTGACTCCCAGCGTTGCAGGACGCCTAGGCATTGGTTAG
- a CDS encoding glutathione peroxidase, giving the protein MSTTVSDITVETMDGKQKQLSEYAGNVLLIVNVASFCGYTPQYSGLENLNQKYRDAGLRVLGFPCNDFGAQEPGTNDEIAQFCETSYGVTFEMFDKVHAKGSQQHPLYAKLTQAVEPSGDVAWNFEKFLVNRQGEVVARFKSAVKPDSPELISAIEQALAQ; this is encoded by the coding sequence ATGAGTACCACCGTATCGGATATTACGGTTGAAACGATGGATGGCAAACAGAAGCAACTGAGCGAGTATGCCGGTAACGTGCTTTTAATTGTGAACGTGGCTTCTTTTTGCGGCTATACACCTCAATACTCAGGTTTAGAGAACCTGAACCAAAAGTACCGCGATGCAGGATTGCGAGTTTTAGGATTCCCCTGTAACGATTTTGGCGCACAAGAGCCGGGAACGAACGATGAAATTGCTCAGTTCTGCGAAACGAGCTATGGCGTAACCTTTGAAATGTTCGATAAAGTTCATGCCAAAGGCAGCCAGCAGCATCCCCTCTACGCTAAACTGACCCAAGCGGTGGAACCGTCGGGCGATGTGGCGTGGAACTTTGAGAAGTTTTTGGTTAACCGCCAGGGAGAAGTGGTTGCACGCTTCAAAAGCGCAGTGAAGCCAGACTCGCCAGAATTAATATCCGCCATTGAACAAGCGCTGGCACAGTAA